One region of Thiomonas intermedia genomic DNA includes:
- a CDS encoding efflux transporter outer membrane subunit codes for MLHTSLISSRGVRRAALAGPLLAALLLAGCASTGGIAPTAHLTPPQQLGLQPVQTAFPKTDWWTAFHDPELDRLIATALADNPSLQVAQARLAQARAQVQGADSALKPKLGAAVGSTREQFSANDIYPPPLGGGWYTENQAMLQGSWELDFFGKNHQTLQAAIGEAHAAAAQDQAARVLLASNVTSAYVNLARLIAVQNVLQQTLQQREHMLKLVRDRVNAGLETTVQEKQALAEVPQIRLQIDQTGVQITQARNLLAALTGQGPQATATLAPQLDALPTLALPDSLPAELIGRRADIVAARWQVEAALHGVKAARAAFYPNVNLTAFAGFTALGFSDWLQSSSQTLGVGPALTLPIFEGGALRAQLRGKAAQADAAIAQYNGTLVDAVHEAADAIASRQSIAQQIAQQQQALAAAQDALRLVDQRYKAGLSNYLTVLSVQSNVLKLQQAGVDLRAQALADDVALIRALGGGYKAKELPASAPAKPS; via the coding sequence ATGCTCCATACCTCTTTGATCTCATCGCGCGGCGTGCGGCGTGCCGCGCTGGCGGGCCCTCTGCTGGCCGCGCTGCTGCTGGCGGGCTGCGCCAGCACCGGGGGCATCGCCCCCACGGCCCACCTCACCCCGCCGCAGCAACTCGGCCTGCAGCCTGTGCAGACGGCATTTCCCAAGACCGACTGGTGGACGGCTTTTCACGACCCCGAGCTCGACCGCCTGATCGCCACCGCCCTGGCCGACAACCCCAGCCTGCAAGTCGCCCAGGCGCGGCTGGCACAGGCCCGTGCGCAGGTGCAGGGAGCCGACAGCGCCCTCAAGCCCAAGCTGGGCGCCGCGGTGGGCTCCACCCGCGAGCAGTTCAGCGCCAACGACATCTACCCGCCCCCGCTGGGCGGCGGCTGGTACACCGAAAACCAGGCGATGCTGCAAGGCAGCTGGGAGCTGGACTTTTTCGGCAAGAACCACCAGACCCTGCAGGCCGCCATTGGCGAAGCGCACGCCGCCGCTGCGCAAGATCAGGCCGCGCGCGTGCTGCTCGCCTCCAATGTGACCAGTGCCTACGTCAACCTCGCGCGCCTGATCGCCGTGCAGAACGTGCTGCAGCAAACCCTGCAGCAGCGCGAGCACATGCTGAAGCTGGTGCGCGACCGGGTGAACGCGGGGCTGGAAACCACGGTGCAGGAGAAGCAGGCGCTGGCCGAAGTGCCGCAGATCCGCCTGCAGATCGACCAGACCGGGGTGCAGATCACGCAGGCGCGCAATCTGCTGGCCGCGCTGACCGGCCAAGGCCCGCAGGCCACGGCCACGCTGGCGCCGCAGCTCGATGCGCTGCCGACCCTGGCCCTGCCCGACAGCCTGCCCGCCGAACTCATCGGCCGCCGCGCCGACATCGTCGCCGCCCGCTGGCAGGTCGAGGCGGCGCTGCACGGCGTGAAGGCCGCACGCGCCGCGTTCTACCCCAACGTCAACCTCACCGCGTTTGCCGGCTTCACCGCGCTGGGCTTCAGCGACTGGCTGCAATCCAGCAGCCAGACCCTGGGGGTCGGCCCGGCACTGACCCTGCCGATTTTTGAAGGCGGCGCGCTGCGTGCACAGCTTCGCGGCAAGGCGGCGCAGGCCGATGCGGCCATCGCGCAATACAACGGCACGCTGGTGGATGCGGTGCATGAAGCGGCCGATGCCATTGCCTCGCGGCAATCCATCGCGCAGCAGATCGCGCAGCAGCAGCAGGCGCTGGCCGCCGCGCAGGACGCTCTTCGGCTGGTCGATCAGCGCTACAAGGCCGGGCTCTCGAACTACCTCACCGTGCTGAGCGTGCAGTCGAACGTGCTCAAGCTGCAGCAGGCCGGCGTTGACCTGAGGGCACAGGCCCTGGCCGACGATGTGGCGCTGATCCGCGCCCTGGGCGGTGGCTACAAAGCCAAGGAACTGCCCGCCAGCGCCCCGGCAAAGCCCTCCTGA
- a CDS encoding MarR family winged helix-turn-helix transcriptional regulator — protein MNSSSPSRTEPPAPRFYDGTQYCKEQSVGFLMKRCIAVLVRNLEHQLQALDLTGTQWHPLLHVHLGCDTVAACAREMQTDAGAMTRMLDRLEAKGLLTRERSSSDRRVVNLALTPRGTEVAAQIPHVLSEVLNEHLRGFSPKEFSQLLTLLQRFIDNGEALAEAHQAGPGPQLVMQDPTAKPHNDKSDS, from the coding sequence ATGAATTCTTCCAGCCCTTCCCGTACCGAGCCCCCCGCGCCGCGGTTCTACGACGGCACGCAGTATTGCAAGGAGCAATCCGTCGGCTTCCTGATGAAACGCTGCATCGCGGTGCTGGTTCGCAATCTGGAACATCAGTTGCAGGCCCTCGACCTGACCGGCACGCAATGGCATCCGCTGCTGCATGTCCACCTCGGCTGCGACACCGTGGCCGCCTGCGCCCGGGAAATGCAGACCGATGCCGGCGCGATGACCCGCATGCTCGACCGCCTCGAAGCCAAGGGCCTGCTGACGCGCGAACGCAGCAGCAGCGACCGGCGCGTGGTCAATCTGGCGCTCACCCCGCGCGGCACCGAAGTCGCGGCGCAGATTCCACATGTGCTTTCCGAAGTGCTCAACGAGCATCTGCGGGGCTTCAGTCCCAAGGAATTCAGCCAGCTCCTCACCCTGCTTCAACGCTTCATCGACAACGGCGAAGCGCTGGCCGAAGCGCATCAGGCCGGGCCCGGCCCCCAACTGGTCATGCAAGACCCCACCGCAAAACCCCATAACGACAAATCCGACTCCTGA
- a CDS encoding coniferyl aldehyde dehydrogenase — MDRAPDFAASLQQTYSVLRAGFDAEPYPPWAVRHDRLRRLQSLLRTHAAEWAEAIDADFGGRPPPETGLLELVPSLTGIADALRHGPRWMRPRGAPVSRWFLPARAHVLPQPLGVVGIIAPWNYPLVLAAAPLTAALAAGNRAMVKLSEYTPTFSAVFAQRAAQAFAADEMAVVQGDADIGAAFSALPFDHLLFTGSTGVGKRVMAAAAAHLTPVTLELGGKSPAVITPGYDLVHAARRILFGKLVNAGQTCIAPDYVLVPRGQQAALIDACRAEAQRLYPEGLRSPDFTSIIDHRQYSRLLGLLGEARAAGAHVHALFDGVQADDLRHRLAPALVCDAPATLRLMNEEIFGPLLPVLAYDDLAQALAHVRSQPRPLAMYWFDHDRRRTAEALLQTHAGGVTVNDTLLHFAQDGLPFGGIGASGMGSYHGRWGFDTFSKLKPVLYQSRLSGVGLVAPPYGQRTRWLMKLMGRL, encoded by the coding sequence ATGGATCGTGCTCCCGATTTTGCCGCGTCGCTCCAGCAGACCTACAGTGTGCTGCGGGCGGGGTTCGACGCCGAGCCCTATCCGCCCTGGGCCGTGCGCCACGACCGGTTGCGGCGCTTGCAGTCTCTGCTGCGTACCCACGCCGCCGAATGGGCGGAAGCCATCGACGCCGATTTTGGCGGCCGCCCGCCGCCCGAAACCGGGCTGCTCGAACTGGTCCCCAGCCTGACGGGCATCGCCGATGCGCTGCGCCACGGCCCGCGCTGGATGCGTCCGCGCGGGGCGCCCGTGTCGCGCTGGTTTCTTCCGGCGCGCGCGCATGTGCTCCCCCAGCCCTTGGGCGTGGTGGGCATCATCGCCCCGTGGAATTACCCCCTCGTGCTGGCGGCGGCGCCATTGACGGCGGCGCTGGCCGCGGGCAACCGCGCCATGGTCAAGCTGTCCGAGTACACGCCGACGTTCAGCGCGGTGTTTGCCCAGCGGGCCGCGCAGGCCTTCGCGGCCGACGAAATGGCGGTGGTGCAGGGCGACGCCGACATCGGCGCGGCGTTCAGCGCACTGCCCTTCGATCATCTGCTGTTCACCGGCTCCACCGGCGTGGGCAAGCGTGTGATGGCGGCGGCGGCGGCCCATCTCACCCCGGTCACGCTGGAGTTGGGCGGCAAGTCGCCCGCCGTCATCACGCCGGGCTACGACCTGGTGCACGCGGCCCGGCGCATTCTGTTCGGCAAGCTGGTCAATGCGGGGCAGACCTGCATCGCGCCCGATTACGTTCTGGTGCCGCGCGGCCAGCAGGCGGCCTTGATCGACGCTTGCCGCGCCGAGGCGCAAAGGCTCTATCCCGAGGGGCTGCGCAGCCCCGACTTCACCAGCATCATCGACCATCGCCAGTACAGCCGCCTGCTCGGCCTGCTGGGCGAGGCTCGCGCCGCCGGAGCGCATGTGCACGCCCTGTTCGACGGTGTGCAGGCCGACGATCTGCGCCACCGTCTGGCACCGGCCCTGGTCTGCGATGCACCGGCCACGCTGCGCCTGATGAACGAGGAAATCTTCGGCCCGCTGCTCCCGGTGTTGGCGTATGACGATCTGGCGCAGGCGCTGGCGCATGTGCGCAGCCAGCCCCGTCCGCTGGCCATGTACTGGTTCGACCACGACCGCCGCCGCACCGCCGAGGCCCTGCTGCAAACGCATGCCGGCGGCGTGACGGTGAACGACACCCTGCTGCACTTTGCACAGGACGGACTCCCCTTCGGCGGCATCGGCGCCTCGGGAATGGGCAGCTACCACGGGCGCTGGGGCTTCGACACCTTCAGCAAGCTCAAGCCGGTGCTGTATCAGTCCCGCTTGTCAGGCGTCGGCCTGGTGGCGCCGCCCTACGGGCAGCGCACCCGTTGGCTGATGAAACTCATGGGGCGGCTGTGA
- a CDS encoding exo-alpha-sialidase: MPQPMPANGASDVSRTETPGFRGLPPGLATSLTAGDLQLRNPDGTTVPGRVRVSAGQAVIEPLVPLVGCTTYTLALTSPSSERSRFTTACSAWQPPTQIDDSRTAHQVDLPVSGMQVVATRDGGFVAVWFQDDAGRRAILSARFNPETQSWSKPQALDLQGPQAGSSSIPAIATDPQGRLTAVWFQAIDGRSAIFATRSEGPHGDRWRVPQRLDLPQLPGNATNPQLAADAQGNVTVVWQQPDGRHTAIYAAHWAQAQRRWLAAQRIDQGSANAYNPVIAATPQGRVVAAWQQGAPGGESVYAASLPPNARAWGAPGRLSPAGEVGVMPALVATSQERIVAAWVQGRDARRRIAVSPLQTTGHAAVARGGALQLMQDPAFTGPALAPVLAADAAGSLTLVWEQARSAQSGAVRDAILAARHEHGASQWSAPQQIDDPTQRSAGNPVLAADPAGHLWCAWYQDGPSGMQVQTARYDVTHSRWQAPQTVSDPAVTVQASLPALAVNAAGSLMVVWQQFNGWRTIAVARWLP; this comes from the coding sequence GTGCCCCAGCCGATGCCCGCCAACGGCGCCAGCGACGTGTCCCGAACCGAGACGCCCGGCTTTCGCGGGTTGCCGCCTGGGCTGGCAACATCGCTCACGGCGGGCGATCTGCAGCTGCGCAACCCCGACGGCACCACGGTGCCTGGGCGGGTGCGCGTCTCGGCCGGTCAGGCGGTGATCGAGCCTCTGGTGCCGCTGGTTGGCTGCACCACCTACACCCTGGCGCTGACTTCGCCATCGAGCGAGCGCAGCCGCTTCACGACGGCCTGCAGCGCCTGGCAGCCGCCGACGCAGATCGACGACAGCCGTACCGCGCATCAGGTCGATCTGCCCGTCAGCGGCATGCAAGTGGTGGCGACGCGAGACGGCGGTTTCGTCGCCGTGTGGTTCCAGGACGATGCCGGTCGGCGCGCCATTCTTTCGGCACGCTTCAACCCGGAGACGCAGAGCTGGAGCAAGCCCCAGGCCCTCGATCTGCAGGGGCCGCAGGCCGGCTCGTCGAGCATTCCCGCCATCGCCACCGACCCGCAAGGGCGGCTCACCGCCGTCTGGTTCCAGGCCATCGACGGGCGTAGCGCCATCTTCGCCACGCGAAGTGAAGGCCCCCACGGTGACCGCTGGCGCGTTCCGCAGCGGCTCGACCTTCCGCAACTGCCTGGCAACGCCACCAACCCGCAGCTCGCCGCCGATGCCCAGGGCAACGTCACCGTGGTCTGGCAGCAGCCCGACGGACGCCATACCGCGATCTACGCCGCGCACTGGGCGCAGGCGCAGCGGCGCTGGCTGGCCGCGCAACGGATCGACCAGGGCAGCGCGAACGCCTACAACCCGGTGATTGCCGCCACGCCGCAGGGACGGGTGGTCGCGGCCTGGCAGCAAGGGGCGCCGGGTGGCGAGTCGGTGTATGCGGCGTCCTTGCCGCCGAACGCGCGGGCGTGGGGTGCGCCGGGTCGGCTCAGTCCGGCCGGGGAGGTGGGCGTGATGCCCGCGCTCGTGGCCACCTCGCAAGAGCGCATCGTCGCCGCTTGGGTGCAGGGACGCGACGCACGTCGGCGCATTGCCGTCAGCCCGCTGCAGACCACGGGGCACGCAGCGGTCGCGCGCGGCGGCGCCCTCCAGCTCATGCAAGACCCGGCGTTCACCGGGCCCGCGCTAGCGCCCGTCCTCGCCGCGGATGCGGCGGGCAGTCTGACTCTGGTCTGGGAGCAGGCCCGGTCGGCCCAGAGCGGCGCGGTGCGCGACGCGATACTGGCCGCCCGCCATGAGCACGGCGCCTCGCAATGGTCGGCGCCCCAACAGATCGACGACCCCACGCAGCGCAGCGCAGGCAACCCGGTCCTGGCGGCCGATCCGGCGGGCCATCTTTGGTGCGCCTGGTACCAGGACGGGCCCAGCGGCATGCAGGTGCAGACCGCGCGCTACGACGTGACGCATTCGCGGTGGCAGGCACCGCAAACCGTGTCCGATCCGGCGGTCACGGTGCAGGCCAGTCTGCCCGCGCTGGCGGTGAACGCGGCGGGGAGCCTCATGGTCGTGTGGCAGCAGTTCAACGGCTGGCGCACCATCGCCGTCGCCCGCTGGCTGCCTTGA
- a CDS encoding GNAT family N-acetyltransferase, with product MTLPPETPRLDSAGSVPVVLPYFNQARAPIIPIRPIGPEHRGQLLQHFLALNAEDRYLRFGYAASDERIRAYVESIRFGVDEIFGVFNRKLDLLAVAHIAMEAGQTDRAEFGVSVLPRGRGLGIGTRLFERAAVDARNHGLRVLYMQCLSSNGAMLKIARRAGMKVRNDGGETEAHLELPDDTYQSHLDALVENQTGQIDYWIKVFMRQWRCFWLFGRCPDPT from the coding sequence ATGACTCTGCCCCCTGAGACGCCCCGGTTGGATAGCGCTGGCAGCGTGCCGGTCGTTCTCCCTTATTTCAACCAGGCGCGTGCGCCCATCATCCCGATCCGACCCATCGGACCGGAACACCGCGGCCAGCTGCTGCAGCATTTTCTGGCGCTGAATGCCGAAGATCGCTACCTGCGCTTCGGCTACGCCGCCAGCGACGAGCGCATTCGTGCCTATGTCGAGTCCATTCGTTTCGGCGTGGACGAGATTTTCGGCGTGTTCAACCGCAAGCTCGACCTGCTGGCCGTGGCACATATCGCCATGGAGGCCGGGCAGACGGATCGTGCGGAGTTCGGCGTTTCCGTGCTGCCCAGGGGGCGCGGGCTGGGCATAGGCACGCGGCTGTTCGAGCGTGCCGCGGTGGATGCGCGCAACCACGGGTTGCGCGTGCTTTACATGCAGTGCCTCAGCAGCAACGGCGCCATGCTCAAGATCGCCCGCCGTGCGGGCATGAAGGTGCGCAACGACGGCGGCGAAACCGAAGCGCACCTGGAGTTGCCCGACGACACCTATCAAAGCCATCTCGACGCGCTGGTGGAAAACCAGACCGGCCAGATCGACTACTGGATCAAAGTGTTCATGCGCCAATGGCGCTGTTTCTGGCTGTTCGGCCGCTGTCCCGATCCGACCTGA
- the rplM gene encoding 50S ribosomal protein L13 — protein MKTFSAKPAEVVHEWFVIDAADKVLGRVASEVALRLRGKHKPIYTPHVDTGDFIIVVNTSKIRVTGNKANDKTYYRHTGYPGGIYATKFKDMQARHPGRALELAVKGMLPKGPLGYAMIKKLKVYGGAEHPHSAQQPKTLDI, from the coding sequence ATGAAAACCTTCAGCGCCAAACCGGCCGAAGTCGTGCATGAGTGGTTCGTGATTGACGCCGCAGACAAGGTTCTCGGTCGGGTCGCCAGCGAAGTGGCCCTCCGTCTGCGTGGCAAGCACAAACCCATCTACACCCCGCACGTCGATACCGGTGACTTCATCATTGTCGTCAACACGTCCAAGATTCGCGTGACCGGCAACAAAGCCAACGACAAGACCTACTACCGTCACACCGGCTATCCCGGCGGCATCTACGCCACCAAATTCAAGGATATGCAGGCGCGTCACCCCGGCCGTGCGCTGGAACTGGCAGTCAAGGGCATGCTGCCCAAAGGCCCGCTCGGTTACGCCATGATCAAGAAGCTCAAGGTCTATGGGGGTGCCGAGCATCCGCACAGCGCCCAACAGCCCAAGACCCTCGACATCTAA
- the rpsI gene encoding 30S ribosomal protein S9 gives MIGNWNYGTGRRKSSVARVFIKKGTGKITVNGKDVEQYFGRQTSIMIVKQPLVLTENVDSFDIKINVHGGGETGQAGAVRHGITRALIDYEATLKPALSKAGFVTRDAREVERKKVGLRGARRAKQFSKR, from the coding sequence ATGATCGGAAACTGGAATTACGGCACAGGCCGTCGCAAGAGCTCCGTGGCCCGGGTCTTCATCAAGAAGGGCACCGGCAAGATCACGGTCAACGGGAAAGACGTCGAGCAGTATTTCGGCCGTCAGACCTCCATCATGATCGTCAAGCAACCCCTCGTTCTCACAGAGAACGTCGATAGCTTCGACATCAAGATCAACGTCCACGGCGGCGGCGAAACCGGCCAGGCCGGGGCGGTGCGCCACGGCATCACCCGCGCGCTGATCGACTACGAGGCCACCCTCAAGCCCGCGCTGTCCAAGGCAGGCTTCGTCACCCGCGACGCCCGCGAAGTGGAGCGCAAGAAAGTGGGTCTGCGCGGTGCCCGTCGCGCCAAGCAGTTCTCCAAGCGCTGA
- the cydB gene encoding cytochrome d ubiquinol oxidase subunit II, with translation MDFNNPQELHHVLATVWFLIVGLFMVFYVVLDGFDLGVGVLSLFVGERRRKVMMASLGSIWDANETWLVVIGGTLFGAFPLAYGTVLHGLYIPIILMLLGFMLRGVSFEFHELSKRKTFWGAMFGVGSLLATIAQGFALGGLLNGVNVVDGVFAGSIWDWFSPFSLIVVFGVVAGYAMLGSTYLIIKTQDDIQANCYRRGQLLAWVMLAVGAVVTVWTPLQFPQIFARWLSTPNRYFFAVLPTLAGLSFFMLLRALKRQSEVAPFVWTMLIFLFSFAGLAATWYPYIVPGSVTIDQAASGTSTLVFMLIGIGMLIPVMITYNVYQYIVFRGKIDPDAEHAY, from the coding sequence ATGGACTTCAACAACCCGCAGGAACTGCATCATGTTCTGGCCACGGTGTGGTTCCTCATCGTTGGCCTGTTCATGGTGTTCTATGTGGTGCTCGACGGCTTCGATCTTGGCGTGGGCGTGCTTTCGCTGTTCGTCGGCGAGCGCCGCCGCAAGGTCATGATGGCCAGCCTGGGCAGCATCTGGGACGCCAACGAAACCTGGCTCGTCGTCATCGGCGGCACCCTGTTCGGCGCCTTTCCACTGGCCTACGGCACCGTGCTGCACGGCCTCTACATTCCCATCATCCTCATGCTCCTGGGCTTCATGCTGCGCGGCGTGTCCTTCGAGTTTCACGAACTCTCCAAGCGCAAAACCTTCTGGGGCGCGATGTTCGGCGTGGGCAGTCTGCTGGCCACCATCGCGCAAGGGTTTGCGCTGGGCGGGCTGCTCAATGGGGTGAACGTGGTGGACGGCGTGTTCGCGGGCAGCATCTGGGACTGGTTCTCGCCCTTCAGCCTCATCGTCGTGTTCGGCGTGGTGGCCGGCTACGCCATGCTCGGCTCGACCTACCTCATCATCAAGACCCAGGACGACATCCAGGCCAACTGCTACCGGCGCGGCCAGTTACTCGCCTGGGTCATGCTCGCCGTCGGCGCCGTGGTCACCGTGTGGACGCCACTGCAATTCCCGCAGATCTTCGCCCGCTGGCTGAGCACGCCCAACCGCTACTTCTTCGCCGTGCTGCCCACGCTGGCCGGGCTGAGCTTTTTCATGCTGTTGCGCGCACTGAAGCGGCAGAGCGAGGTGGCGCCTTTCGTGTGGACCATGTTGATCTTCCTGTTCTCCTTCGCGGGACTGGCCGCCACCTGGTACCCCTACATCGTGCCCGGCTCAGTAACCATCGACCAGGCCGCCTCGGGCACCAGCACCCTCGTCTTCATGCTCATCGGCATTGGCATGCTCATTCCCGTGATGATCACCTACAACGTCTACCAATACATCGTCTTCCGCGGCAAGATCGACCCGGATGCGGAGCATGCGTATTGA
- a CDS encoding cytochrome ubiquinol oxidase subunit I, with protein MDWLHNPELLARAQFGFIALFHILWPPLTIGLALVLFGLEAAWLKTRNVFYYHQTRFWTQLFLINFGVGVISGIPMEFSFGTNWGPFSTASGDFMGNILGFETAMAFMLEAGFLGIMLFGWSRVGPKMHLFATGMVALGSTLSAFWIMVANSWMQTPAGVKLLDGKFVITHWFDAVFNPDLPYGFGHMFTACVELSLVVMAGVSAYYLLHRRHVDFFRPALKWAVLALFIVAPLQIFIGDAAGSALADSQPAKLAAIEAHWHTNKPGAGAPWALLAIPNQAEQKNDWALEIPDGLSLIATKTLTGKVIGLTHFKPDDQPPVWTPFYAFRVMVAAGVFVAFMAFWTLWMLWRKSEHMSAARISDNKWLLRGWLLAIPAIYAAVEAGWLTREVGRQPWIVYGLMRTSEGVSHLPASAVLWSFTMYALFYGVIGVAALVFASRMIREGPSFGDPPHPPITAHSAPARAHAKLATTEGP; from the coding sequence ATGGACTGGCTTCACAACCCGGAGCTTCTCGCCCGGGCGCAGTTCGGCTTCATCGCGCTGTTCCACATTCTCTGGCCGCCACTCACCATCGGGCTGGCGCTGGTGCTGTTCGGCCTGGAGGCCGCCTGGCTCAAGACCCGGAACGTCTTCTACTACCACCAGACCCGCTTCTGGACCCAACTGTTCCTCATCAACTTCGGCGTGGGCGTGATCAGCGGCATTCCGATGGAGTTCTCCTTCGGCACCAACTGGGGACCGTTTTCCACCGCGTCGGGCGACTTCATGGGCAACATCCTCGGCTTCGAAACCGCGATGGCCTTCATGCTCGAAGCCGGCTTCCTCGGCATCATGCTGTTCGGCTGGAGCCGCGTCGGGCCGAAGATGCACCTGTTCGCCACCGGCATGGTGGCCTTGGGCAGCACCCTGTCGGCGTTCTGGATCATGGTCGCCAACTCATGGATGCAGACGCCCGCCGGAGTGAAGCTGCTGGATGGCAAATTCGTCATCACGCACTGGTTCGACGCCGTGTTCAACCCCGACCTTCCCTACGGCTTCGGCCATATGTTCACCGCCTGCGTCGAACTGAGCCTCGTGGTCATGGCCGGGGTGAGCGCCTACTACCTGCTGCACAGGCGCCACGTCGACTTCTTCCGCCCGGCGCTCAAGTGGGCGGTGCTCGCCCTGTTCATCGTCGCTCCGTTGCAGATCTTCATCGGCGACGCCGCGGGCAGTGCACTGGCCGACAGCCAACCCGCCAAGCTCGCCGCCATCGAAGCGCACTGGCACACCAACAAGCCCGGCGCAGGTGCGCCGTGGGCCCTGCTGGCCATTCCCAACCAGGCCGAGCAGAAGAACGATTGGGCCCTTGAAATCCCAGACGGCCTGAGTCTGATCGCCACCAAGACCCTCACGGGCAAGGTCATCGGCCTCACCCACTTCAAGCCCGACGATCAACCGCCCGTGTGGACACCCTTCTACGCCTTCCGCGTCATGGTCGCCGCGGGAGTGTTCGTCGCCTTCATGGCCTTCTGGACACTGTGGATGCTCTGGCGCAAGAGCGAACACATGAGCGCCGCACGCATCAGCGACAACAAGTGGCTGCTTCGGGGCTGGCTGCTCGCCATTCCCGCCATCTACGCCGCGGTGGAAGCCGGCTGGCTCACACGCGAAGTCGGCCGCCAGCCGTGGATCGTCTACGGCCTCATGCGCACCAGCGAAGGCGTCAGTCACCTGCCCGCAAGCGCCGTGCTGTGGTCGTTCACCATGTACGCCCTCTTCTATGGCGTGATCGGCGTGGCCGCCCTGGTCTTTGCCAGCCGCATGATCCGCGAAGGCCCCAGTTTCGGCGACCCGCCGCACCCGCCCATCACGGCGCACAGCGCACCCGCCAGAGCCCACGCCAAGCTCGCCACCACGGAAGGACCCTGA
- a CDS encoding GbsR/MarR family transcriptional regulator yields the protein MHLPDLTQRFVLHFGEMGSRWGINRTVGQIYALLFVSERPLNADEIAESLDFSRSNVSMGLKELGAWKLVRMQHLPGDRRDYYSAPEDVWAIFRTLAEERRKREIDPTLSMLRDALVAQPDSAPEQYAQQRMREMHDLIELATQWFDDIQRMPSDDVRQLMQLGGAVQKLLAFKSRVKQVATGKRQEAGPQPLAQSGER from the coding sequence ATGCACCTTCCCGACCTCACACAACGCTTCGTCCTGCATTTTGGCGAAATGGGCAGCCGCTGGGGCATCAACCGCACCGTCGGCCAGATCTACGCCCTGCTGTTCGTCAGCGAACGGCCGCTCAATGCGGATGAAATCGCCGAGTCACTCGATTTTTCCCGTTCCAACGTCAGCATGGGCCTGAAGGAGTTGGGCGCCTGGAAGCTGGTGCGCATGCAGCACCTGCCCGGCGACCGCCGCGACTACTACTCGGCCCCCGAAGATGTCTGGGCCATTTTCCGCACCCTGGCGGAAGAGCGCCGCAAGCGCGAGATCGACCCCACGCTGTCCATGCTGCGCGATGCGCTGGTGGCCCAGCCCGACAGCGCACCCGAGCAATACGCGCAGCAGCGCATGCGCGAGATGCACGACCTCATCGAACTGGCCACGCAGTGGTTCGATGACATCCAGCGCATGCCCAGCGACGACGTGCGCCAGCTCATGCAACTGGGTGGCGCGGTGCAGAAGCTGCTCGCATTCAAGAGCCGCGTCAAACAGGTGGCCACTGGCAAGCGGCAGGAGGCTGGGCCACAGCCCCTAGCGCAGAGCGGCGAACGCTGA